From one Paenibacillus sp. FSL K6-1330 genomic stretch:
- a CDS encoding carbohydrate ABC transporter permease: MRERLFLILMYAVLGAFALFCFIPFWIVFINSFADESLLQTAGYQLLPSKFSLHAYKFLLSGKQVFLSYGITIIVTIAGTALGVLLTAAYAYTLSHRKVKYRNILSFLTFLTMLFGAGLVGFYMLIANWLHLKDSVWALILPYLLNPFYAFILVSYYRTLPYELNEAATVDGANDIFIFFRIIWPISLPVIATVSLFYALQYWNDWYLSLLFIDNYKMLPLQMMIRQLMSNLNVMAYVSGSQTQYNVVVPTYGMQLAIVCVTIGPIVFVYPFIQRFFIKGLTLGSVKG; the protein is encoded by the coding sequence ATGAGAGAACGGTTGTTTCTTATTCTGATGTACGCGGTGCTGGGCGCGTTTGCGCTGTTTTGCTTCATTCCGTTCTGGATTGTGTTCATCAACTCGTTCGCTGATGAATCGCTTCTGCAGACGGCGGGGTACCAGTTGCTGCCGAGCAAATTCAGTCTCCATGCGTACAAATTTCTGCTCTCCGGCAAGCAGGTGTTTCTAAGCTACGGCATCACGATTATCGTGACGATCGCCGGCACGGCGCTGGGTGTCCTTTTGACAGCTGCCTATGCGTACACGCTGAGCCACCGGAAAGTGAAATATCGCAACATTTTATCGTTTCTGACCTTCCTGACGATGCTGTTCGGTGCAGGGCTGGTCGGCTTCTACATGCTGATTGCCAACTGGCTGCACCTGAAAGACTCGGTTTGGGCGCTTATTTTGCCCTATCTGCTTAATCCGTTCTATGCCTTCATTCTTGTCTCCTACTACCGGACGCTGCCGTATGAATTGAATGAAGCTGCGACTGTGGACGGAGCCAATGATATCTTTATTTTCTTTCGGATCATCTGGCCGATTTCGCTGCCTGTAATCGCCACGGTGAGCCTGTTCTACGCACTGCAATATTGGAACGACTGGTATTTGTCATTGCTGTTTATCGACAATTACAAGATGCTGCCGCTGCAGATGATGATACGCCAGCTTATGTCCAATTTGAATGTTATGGCTTATGTGAGCGGGAGCCAGACGCAGTACAACGTCGTCGTGCCGACCTATGGCATGCAGCTGGCGATCGTCTGCGTTACCATCGGCCCGATCGTGTTCGTCTATCCCTTCATACAGCGCTTCTTTATTAAAGGTTTGACACTTGGATCGGTAAAAGGGTAG
- a CDS encoding extracellular solute-binding protein, which translates to MKRLLSIALVLLIALVAIAGCSGKNEGEGKTPGPSGQTGDGVSGDAKLEEVTLKIMIPGDRPPDMDLVIAEAEKRMKDTINVKLDIVFVPWSDLAQKTQVTLASGENIDLIFDAPWLHINQMIASGFYEPLDDLLAQYGQTVLEKRPQQMWDYNKYGGKIMAVPLGVSYMSGNSYMVRKDIREKLGIPPIKTYDELIAFAYKVKEQKKDIIPMSAGSYTYSFVNHHALNDYETHVRPTHALGNSLMLYYKNNDGKVYNLLEDREPIGTWLANTHKWFKDGLIFKDILTTKDFHQPISAGKIAIVTNGAFGIGDSFKNTFKNNVPDGELETVTFFNPEKGANLTNFKQWNFLAVPKVSKNKERAIMFLNWANEKENYDLLSYGIEGKHWEAAGEDKMKNLDTSGYSAFGYVWLWNPVDERSVVGGDPKNDEMDAVLRDADMFTTDILAGFEFDSAPVQNEISQYNTVDGQYYTALFNGVIDPDETLKKFEAEAGPALKKIQQELQKQIDEFLAAKAK; encoded by the coding sequence ATGAAAAGACTCTTGTCCATCGCGCTCGTGTTATTGATCGCGCTTGTCGCGATTGCAGGTTGTTCGGGCAAGAACGAAGGGGAAGGGAAGACGCCCGGACCGTCGGGTCAGACCGGAGATGGCGTGAGCGGTGACGCCAAACTTGAAGAGGTCACCTTGAAAATCATGATTCCTGGCGACCGGCCGCCGGATATGGATTTAGTCATCGCCGAAGCAGAGAAGCGAATGAAGGATACGATCAATGTCAAGCTTGATATCGTGTTCGTGCCTTGGTCCGATCTGGCGCAAAAGACACAGGTGACGCTCGCTTCCGGCGAAAACATCGATCTTATCTTTGATGCGCCATGGCTGCACATCAACCAAATGATTGCAAGCGGTTTCTATGAACCGCTGGATGACCTGTTGGCCCAGTACGGCCAAACGGTGCTGGAGAAACGGCCGCAGCAAATGTGGGACTACAACAAATACGGCGGCAAAATTATGGCCGTCCCGCTCGGCGTCAGCTACATGTCCGGCAATTCCTACATGGTGCGCAAAGACATTCGCGAGAAGCTCGGCATACCGCCGATCAAGACGTATGATGAACTGATTGCATTCGCCTACAAGGTGAAGGAACAGAAGAAAGACATCATTCCGATGAGCGCAGGTTCTTACACGTATTCATTCGTCAATCACCATGCGCTGAACGATTACGAAACTCATGTCAGGCCGACCCACGCGCTCGGCAACAGCTTGATGCTCTACTATAAGAACAACGACGGGAAAGTATACAATTTGCTGGAGGATCGGGAACCGATCGGAACGTGGCTGGCGAACACGCACAAATGGTTTAAAGACGGACTGATTTTCAAGGACATTTTGACGACGAAAGATTTCCACCAACCGATCTCGGCAGGCAAAATAGCAATCGTCACAAACGGCGCGTTCGGTATCGGCGATTCCTTCAAGAACACATTTAAGAACAATGTACCGGACGGCGAGCTGGAAACGGTCACCTTCTTTAACCCGGAAAAAGGCGCGAATCTCACCAATTTTAAGCAGTGGAATTTCCTGGCTGTTCCGAAGGTAAGCAAAAACAAGGAGCGGGCGATTATGTTCCTGAACTGGGCGAATGAGAAGGAAAACTACGACCTGCTCTCTTACGGAATTGAAGGGAAGCATTGGGAAGCGGCAGGAGAAGACAAAATGAAAAACCTGGATACATCCGGCTACTCTGCATTCGGCTATGTCTGGCTATGGAATCCGGTCGATGAGCGCAGTGTTGTGGGTGGCGATCCGAAGAATGATGAAATGGATGCCGTGCTTCGCGATGCCGATATGTTCACCACCGATATTTTGGCCGGTTTCGAATTTGATAGTGCCCCGGTGCAAAACGAAATCAGCCAGTACAATACAGTCGATGGACAATACTACACGGCGCTGTTCAACGGGGTGATCGATCCGGACGAAACATTGAAAAAATTCGAAGCGGAAGCTGGCCCTGCCCTCAAAAAAATTCAGCAGGAACTGCAAAAGCAAATCGATGAGTTCCTGGCGGCAAAAGCGAAATAG
- a CDS encoding DUF4855 domain-containing protein — protein sequence MNLNKNWISGFMAAVLLMAPVSAVQAKSLVPDVTDLQAAIEVNQPTKAGEPEVEQAPLARDENQAAASSEVEETQFRNLAAGLPYEWSEAPEASHPDDGYKLTDGKYGALDMNDPAWVGHQHGKAREIVFDLGEEKSVGKITARFLQDYPTNSILVPLSVSMYVSDDKENWGLLSHNATQLLWGAGPPRQETFEWDGSRDGIKGGNTDGKLAYARYVKVIFYMHPTQWEYIDEIEIMGMDGKIEGAVKVPAEQHRFLEPGEATAGIRNLNLLYNGQYANGLGDWKKERIIPNISYVNKDGEPVDWLYDGVLYLGIASPAGRDFGQGQTNLDDWKWYLDKTFAATGDMQQLNEAAKEVGAKLKQPDHQVKVVLMIPNPGESLTDFGDIDGSGSLNFNDSVVGKEKASENRGKAVQWWLDQTQQRWQAANYSNLELVGMYWMPEQIDISESGPDIARMVSDKVHAMNMKVFWIPHSYAYKMFMWKDVGFDAAALQPNYFFGGMDSDRLDDATDTAKRYGMGNEVEFDDGMLTDPVLRQRFVEYLDSGVRSGLMQNGFRAHYQGNNAVYNLGVSKDPSLRLMYDWLYQYLNGMYATDSSPAPETMTELVQRYVESNEINSAFGNDLTYRLQTIKFLLDDNKPKDAVTYMQDFLAHIHDPAVQAQGLISVPAATVLDSYAQVLIQTWSDGGGLSNLVLGQSYTISQQPNSNYPDSGNELTDGRFGGTDYRTEQWQAHAGSDYPDERSRTITFDLDGNKSIGAIRAHFLQDKGPGIQFPQNVTFSVSSDGQSWSTLATVSPPPAQDAASAEFVGWSGITDGVPGKAGADKVSARYVKVEFPVNVWVFLDEIEVLGTDDQAGGETGIDGARAVVDAAAKKLTIDGLVVNGSQSQVNLKILDSKGKVRYEGQTTSTETGSFEFMIKLTGNLKGTCDAYLSMEGMSDPVKISFEYNKKD from the coding sequence ATGAATTTGAATAAAAACTGGATATCCGGATTTATGGCAGCCGTATTACTAATGGCTCCGGTCTCTGCGGTTCAGGCGAAATCGCTTGTTCCGGATGTGACGGACCTGCAAGCGGCAATTGAAGTCAATCAACCGACGAAAGCTGGTGAACCGGAAGTGGAACAGGCACCACTAGCAAGAGACGAGAATCAAGCAGCAGCATCTTCGGAAGTAGAGGAGACGCAATTCCGCAATCTTGCGGCCGGCCTCCCGTACGAATGGTCTGAAGCTCCGGAAGCTTCGCATCCCGATGACGGATACAAGCTTACAGACGGTAAATACGGCGCATTGGATATGAACGACCCGGCATGGGTAGGGCATCAGCACGGAAAAGCGCGCGAAATCGTATTTGATCTGGGGGAGGAAAAGTCGGTCGGGAAGATAACCGCTCGTTTTCTCCAGGATTATCCGACGAACTCGATCCTCGTGCCGCTGTCGGTATCGATGTATGTCTCTGACGATAAGGAAAATTGGGGGCTGCTTTCACATAACGCTACGCAGCTGCTATGGGGAGCAGGACCGCCCAGACAGGAGACTTTTGAATGGGATGGCAGCCGGGACGGAATCAAAGGCGGGAATACGGATGGCAAGCTGGCTTATGCCCGTTATGTGAAGGTAATCTTTTATATGCATCCTACACAGTGGGAATACATTGACGAAATCGAAATTATGGGTATGGACGGCAAGATTGAAGGGGCGGTAAAGGTTCCTGCCGAGCAGCATCGTTTTTTGGAGCCGGGAGAAGCTACGGCCGGGATCCGGAATCTGAATCTGCTATATAACGGGCAATACGCGAATGGTTTGGGCGATTGGAAGAAGGAACGGATTATCCCTAATATCAGCTATGTAAATAAAGACGGCGAGCCGGTCGATTGGCTTTATGACGGCGTTCTATACCTCGGAATTGCTTCGCCTGCTGGTCGCGATTTCGGTCAGGGACAAACGAACCTGGACGATTGGAAATGGTATTTGGATAAAACATTTGCAGCCACGGGCGATATGCAGCAGTTGAATGAGGCCGCCAAGGAAGTTGGGGCCAAGCTGAAACAGCCCGATCATCAAGTCAAGGTTGTGTTAATGATTCCGAATCCAGGGGAATCCTTAACAGATTTTGGCGACATTGACGGTAGCGGTTCCTTGAATTTCAACGACTCCGTCGTAGGCAAAGAAAAAGCGTCTGAAAACAGAGGAAAAGCGGTGCAGTGGTGGCTGGACCAGACCCAGCAAAGATGGCAGGCTGCCAACTACTCTAATCTTGAGCTTGTCGGCATGTACTGGATGCCGGAACAAATCGACATATCCGAATCAGGACCGGACATAGCTCGCATGGTGTCGGATAAAGTGCACGCCATGAACATGAAGGTTTTCTGGATTCCACACTCATATGCTTACAAAATGTTTATGTGGAAAGACGTAGGGTTCGATGCCGCGGCGCTTCAGCCTAACTATTTCTTCGGCGGAATGGATTCCGACCGTCTGGACGATGCTACAGATACTGCAAAGCGGTACGGAATGGGGAACGAAGTTGAATTTGATGACGGAATGCTGACAGATCCCGTACTTCGTCAGCGTTTTGTCGAATACTTGGACAGCGGCGTCAGATCCGGTCTGATGCAAAATGGCTTCAGAGCTCACTATCAAGGCAATAATGCAGTATACAACTTAGGGGTAAGCAAGGATCCAAGTTTGCGTTTAATGTATGACTGGCTGTATCAGTATTTGAACGGAATGTACGCCACTGACAGCAGTCCGGCGCCGGAGACGATGACGGAGCTTGTACAGCGTTATGTCGAGTCGAACGAAATCAATTCGGCTTTTGGTAATGATTTGACGTATCGATTGCAGACCATCAAGTTTCTTCTGGACGATAACAAGCCGAAGGACGCTGTGACGTATATGCAGGATTTCCTCGCGCACATTCACGACCCGGCCGTCCAAGCGCAAGGGTTGATTTCGGTCCCGGCCGCAACGGTGCTTGATTCCTACGCCCAAGTTCTCATTCAAACCTGGTCTGACGGAGGGGGACTCAGCAATCTGGTTCTTGGCCAAAGCTATACAATTTCACAGCAGCCTAACAGCAACTATCCCGATTCCGGGAACGAACTTACGGACGGCCGATTCGGCGGGACGGATTACCGCACCGAGCAGTGGCAGGCCCATGCGGGAAGCGACTACCCTGACGAACGAAGCCGCACCATCACATTTGATTTGGACGGTAACAAATCGATCGGGGCAATTAGAGCCCATTTTCTTCAGGATAAAGGGCCTGGCATCCAATTTCCTCAGAATGTCACATTTTCTGTTTCATCTGACGGCCAATCCTGGAGCACGCTGGCAACCGTTTCTCCGCCACCGGCACAGGATGCTGCCTCGGCCGAGTTCGTGGGTTGGAGCGGAATAACAGACGGTGTGCCGGGGAAAGCTGGAGCCGATAAAGTGTCTGCCCGCTACGTTAAAGTCGAATTCCCGGTCAATGTTTGGGTCTTCCTGGATGAAATCGAAGTTCTCGGTACGGATGATCAGGCAGGAGGTGAGACGGGTATCGACGGCGCAAGAGCCGTGGTGGATGCCGCTGCGAAGAAATTGACAATCGACGGTCTGGTCGTGAACGGCAGCCAGTCCCAAGTGAATTTGAAAATACTCGATTCGAAAGGGAAAGTTCGCTACGAAGGCCAGACGACCAGTACAGAAACGGGAAGTTTCGAATTCATGATCAAGCTTACCGGCAATTTAAAGGGAACTTGCGACGCCTATCTGTCTATGGAAGGAATGTCGGATCCCGTTAAGATTTCATTCGAGTACAATAAAAAGGACTGA
- a CDS encoding TerD family protein → MTISLVKGQKVDLTKGNAGLSNIIVGLGWDPAETKGKGFFARKNTTANIDCDASALLLNANGKLSKEENVICFYNTQSPCGSVRHTGDNITGDGDGDDEQIIVDLAKVPSDIEKILMVVNIYDCVSRRQDFGMIQSAFIRVVNPSNNQEIVRFNLTDSYAGMTALLVGEIYRHNGEWKFNALGEGAHAPHINDLAQRYT, encoded by the coding sequence GTGACAATTTCTCTGGTAAAAGGTCAAAAAGTTGATTTAACCAAAGGCAACGCTGGACTTTCGAACATCATTGTTGGCTTAGGATGGGATCCAGCCGAGACTAAAGGCAAGGGCTTTTTTGCCCGGAAAAATACAACCGCGAACATCGACTGTGATGCTTCTGCATTGCTGCTCAATGCAAATGGTAAATTGTCGAAAGAGGAAAACGTCATTTGTTTTTATAACACCCAAAGTCCATGCGGTTCCGTTCGACATACAGGAGATAACATTACCGGTGATGGTGACGGAGATGATGAGCAAATTATTGTTGATCTTGCTAAAGTTCCGTCGGACATCGAAAAGATATTAATGGTTGTAAACATATATGATTGTGTATCTCGCAGACAAGATTTTGGGATGATTCAATCAGCATTCATTCGTGTTGTTAACCCTTCGAACAATCAAGAAATCGTACGATTCAATTTAACTGATAGTTATGCCGGGATGACAGCTCTTCTCGTTGGTGAAATTTACCGACACAATGGCGAATGGAAGTTCAATGCCTTAGGTGAAGGAGCACACGCTCCCCACATTAATGATTTAGCCCAGCGGTATACTTAA
- a CDS encoding TerD family protein produces MSISLEKGQKIDLTKTNPGLTKVVVGLGWDTNKYDGGQDFDLDASAFCLNATGKAGSEKDFIFYNNKENINGSVLHTGDNLTGEGDGDDEQLKVDLSAVPAEVDKISFCITIHDATGRNQNFGQVSNAFVRIVNEDTNVELLRYDLGEDFSVETAIVVGELYRNNGEWKFNAVGSGYKDGLSGLVRDFGL; encoded by the coding sequence ATGTCTATTAGCTTGGAAAAAGGCCAAAAGATCGATCTTACGAAAACTAATCCGGGGCTGACTAAAGTAGTTGTCGGTTTGGGATGGGATACAAATAAATATGATGGAGGCCAAGACTTTGATTTGGATGCCTCTGCATTCTGCCTAAACGCTACGGGAAAAGCTGGTAGCGAAAAAGACTTTATTTTTTATAACAATAAGGAAAACATCAATGGGTCTGTACTACATACCGGTGACAACCTGACTGGTGAAGGCGATGGAGATGATGAACAATTAAAGGTAGACCTTTCTGCTGTACCGGCTGAAGTCGATAAAATCTCCTTTTGCATCACCATTCATGATGCGACTGGACGTAACCAAAACTTTGGACAAGTATCCAATGCCTTCGTTCGCATTGTTAACGAAGATACGAATGTGGAACTCCTTCGTTATGACCTTGGAGAAGACTTTTCCGTAGAAACCGCGATTGTTGTAGGTGAACTGTACCGCAACAATGGTGAGTGGAAATTTAACGCGGTAGGGAGCGGCTACAAGGACGGTTTGTCCGGGCTTGTTCGTGATTTTGGACTTTAA
- a CDS encoding TerD family protein has product MAVNLAKGQKVDLTKSNPGLTKVIVGLGWDTNKYDGGKDFDLDATAFCLNENGKVSSDADFMFYNNPSNSNNSIVLSGDNRTGEGAGDDETVKIDLANIPADINKIAFCITIHEAQERNQNFGQVANSYVRVVSEASGEELIRYDLGEDYSVETAVVVGELYRHGAEWKFSAVGSGFQDGLAGLCRDFGVSI; this is encoded by the coding sequence ATGGCAGTTAACTTGGCGAAAGGTCAAAAAGTTGACCTGACAAAATCCAATCCGGGCTTGACTAAAGTTATTGTTGGACTGGGGTGGGATACCAATAAATATGATGGAGGGAAAGATTTCGATCTGGATGCAACTGCTTTTTGCCTTAATGAAAATGGTAAGGTAAGCTCAGACGCAGACTTTATGTTCTATAACAACCCATCTAACAGCAATAATTCTATCGTTCTTTCGGGTGATAATAGGACAGGCGAGGGTGCAGGAGACGATGAAACCGTTAAAATCGACCTTGCCAATATACCAGCTGATATAAATAAAATAGCATTTTGTATTACGATTCATGAGGCCCAAGAGAGAAATCAAAACTTTGGACAAGTTGCTAACTCGTATGTGCGTGTTGTAAGTGAAGCTTCTGGAGAAGAACTCATTCGCTATGACCTCGGTGAAGATTACTCTGTGGAAACTGCGGTTGTAGTTGGTGAGCTGTACCGCCATGGTGCCGAATGGAAATTTAGCGCTGTTGGCAGTGGCTTTCAAGATGGATTAGCGGGCCTTTGCCGGGATTTTGGTGTAAGTATCTAA
- a CDS encoding TerD family protein: MTISLSKGQRIDLTKTNPGLKKVHIGLGWDINKYNTGQDYDLDASAFLLHEDGRAKSADDFVFYNNPKTANGSVVHTGDNRTGEGEGDDEQIIIDFSLIPQHIYRIGITVTIHDAASRNQNFGHVSNSFVRVLDAETNREIARYDLGEDFSLETAVVICELYRHGSDWKFQAIGSGFTGGLSALCKNYGLDAQ, encoded by the coding sequence ATGACGATAAGTTTATCCAAAGGACAACGTATTGATTTAACCAAGACGAACCCAGGTTTGAAAAAAGTACATATTGGCCTTGGTTGGGATATTAATAAGTACAATACTGGTCAAGACTACGATCTGGATGCATCTGCATTTTTGCTTCATGAAGATGGTAGAGCTAAAAGCGCTGATGATTTTGTGTTCTATAACAATCCTAAGACGGCTAATGGTTCTGTTGTTCATACAGGTGATAATCGGACTGGTGAGGGGGAAGGTGATGACGAGCAAATCATTATCGACTTTTCCTTAATTCCGCAACATATTTACCGCATTGGCATCACGGTAACGATACACGATGCAGCATCTCGAAATCAAAATTTTGGTCATGTATCTAATTCCTTTGTTCGTGTACTAGACGCAGAAACGAATAGGGAAATCGCGCGATATGATCTGGGAGAAGACTTTTCTCTGGAAACTGCTGTCGTCATTTGTGAATTATATCGTCATGGTTCCGATTGGAAATTTCAGGCGATCGGGTCGGGGTTCACAGGTGGATTATCTGCGCTTTGCAAAAACTATGGTTTGGATGCCCAGTAA
- a CDS encoding TerD family protein: MTVSLVKGQKGDLTKNNPNLTNVIIGMGWGNRNSSLDVDFSAFLLAPNSKVTKDEDLIFYGNPTNHGNSISVISNRQTYSGITDQAQVSVSLRNIPSQYDRISFALTIYDGEKRGQDFSQVDDTYIRIIDPTSGSEIIRFNIGKSFSVETAIVVGELYRYNGEWKFNAIGSGYSGGLAALCSSYGIEVKEQPSNNSTDISSESGTPAPTPVPPTPVSPTPKPPVNLSKIELKKRGDVINLEKGSGSLGEILVNLNWNQKKQKGFFGNKGVDLDLGCLFELKDGSKSVIQALGNRFGSLNRSPYISLDGDDRTGTVVGGENLRINGHHISEIKRVLVFAFIYEGVTNWSEADGVVTITQKGGPDIVVRMDEHNNRKGMCAIAMIRNVKDQTFSIERLVEYFSGHQELDRAYGWGMRWTTGSK, encoded by the coding sequence GTGACGGTCTCCCTTGTAAAAGGTCAAAAAGGTGACCTTACTAAAAACAACCCCAACCTGACTAATGTCATCATAGGAATGGGATGGGGTAACAGAAATAGTTCCCTTGATGTTGATTTCTCGGCATTTTTACTAGCACCAAACTCAAAAGTAACCAAAGATGAGGATCTGATATTTTACGGAAATCCGACCAATCATGGTAATTCCATTTCCGTTATATCAAATAGGCAAACCTATTCAGGAATAACGGATCAAGCTCAAGTATCAGTATCACTAAGAAATATTCCATCCCAATACGATCGCATTTCTTTTGCGTTAACCATCTATGATGGCGAAAAAAGAGGGCAGGATTTTTCCCAGGTTGATGATACTTACATTCGTATTATAGATCCTACGAGCGGGAGCGAAATTATTCGCTTTAACATCGGGAAATCTTTTTCTGTAGAAACAGCAATCGTTGTAGGAGAATTGTATAGATACAATGGCGAGTGGAAGTTTAATGCCATAGGTTCTGGTTACTCAGGTGGGTTGGCCGCTTTATGCAGCAGCTACGGCATTGAGGTCAAAGAGCAGCCATCCAACAATTCTACGGACATATCGTCTGAATCGGGCACTCCAGCACCTACACCGGTACCACCTACACCAGTATCACCCACACCCAAACCACCAGTTAACCTTTCAAAGATAGAACTGAAGAAACGCGGAGATGTAATCAACCTTGAAAAGGGCTCCGGTTCTCTAGGTGAAATTCTTGTTAATTTAAATTGGAACCAAAAGAAACAGAAGGGGTTTTTCGGAAATAAGGGGGTAGACCTTGACTTAGGCTGCTTATTCGAGCTTAAGGATGGTAGCAAGAGTGTAATTCAGGCATTAGGGAATCGCTTTGGTTCTCTGAATCGCTCGCCCTACATTTCCCTTGATGGGGACGATCGAACGGGAACGGTTGTCGGAGGTGAGAACCTTAGAATTAACGGCCATCATATTTCCGAAATTAAAAGGGTCCTTGTGTTTGCCTTTATATACGAGGGTGTAACGAACTGGTCAGAAGCCGATGGAGTCGTAACGATAACGCAAAAAGGCGGACCAGATATCGTTGTTCGTATGGACGAGCATAACAACCGAAAGGGTATGTGCGCAATTGCGATGATTCGTAACGTGAAAGACCAAACTTTCAGCATTGAAAGACTTGTGGAGTATTTCTCTGGGCATCAAGAGTTAGATCGGGCATATGGTTGGGGAATGAGATGGACTACAGGGTCTAAATAA
- a CDS encoding TerC family protein → MSDFISSFVDNFMAFFDWNNLTSLLSDPVTWGIIASLVLLEGLLSADNALVLAVLVKHLPKEQQKKALLYGIIGAYVFRFIAIGVGTFLVKITWVKVAGGLYLLWIACSNLFDLQVKWIRAGKIPVIPYIGKKVDDEGEIEGKGLSFWRTVITVELMDIAFSIDSVIAAFGVSEQVWVLFLGGILGVLMMRGVAQVFLKLIDRFPELEKAAFILIIIIGGKMLAAVVGFHMSHVLFFGLLIAVFVGTMILSSIRKKSEKSNVESM, encoded by the coding sequence ATGTCCGACTTCATTAGTAGTTTTGTTGATAACTTTATGGCCTTTTTTGATTGGAATAACCTCACCAGTCTCCTATCAGATCCAGTCACATGGGGAATTATTGCTTCGCTCGTTCTTCTTGAAGGGCTATTATCAGCAGATAATGCGCTAGTACTTGCGGTACTGGTCAAGCACTTGCCTAAAGAACAACAGAAGAAAGCATTACTTTACGGTATCATTGGTGCCTATGTATTTCGCTTTATAGCTATCGGTGTGGGTACTTTTCTTGTCAAGATTACCTGGGTTAAAGTTGCCGGAGGTTTATATCTCCTGTGGATCGCCTGCAGCAATTTGTTTGATCTGCAGGTGAAGTGGATCCGTGCAGGCAAAATTCCTGTAATCCCCTACATTGGTAAAAAGGTAGATGACGAGGGTGAAATAGAAGGAAAAGGTTTGAGTTTCTGGCGTACGGTTATTACCGTTGAGTTGATGGACATTGCGTTTAGTATCGACTCTGTCATCGCAGCATTTGGTGTAAGCGAACAAGTATGGGTCCTGTTCCTGGGAGGTATCCTCGGGGTTCTCATGATGAGGGGAGTCGCGCAAGTTTTCCTAAAACTTATTGACCGTTTTCCTGAACTTGAGAAGGCAGCATTTATTCTAATTATTATTATCGGAGGAAAAATGCTTGCTGCTGTAGTTGGATTCCATATGAGTCATGTCCTATTCTTTGGACTATTAATTGCAGTTTTTGTTGGGACGATGATTCTCAGTTCTATTCGCAAAAAATCAGAAAAATCGAACGTGGAGTCCATGTAA
- a CDS encoding HpcH/HpaI aldolase/citrate lyase family protein, whose translation MPATRPNIANELVSGKIQGLVTAVIDLEDAVGDNQLEVAEKNLCVQLYRISTLKKQGVVTEEDIPLIFVRVRTPEQMKRIITVLEETIEVITGFTLPKFSLANGQQFLNLLHEYNQSKSDCAPTVYAMPILETSDVIYRESRMRTLLDIKDLLNCYKEYVLNVRIGATDFSSLFGLRRNPDMTIYDIGVIRDCIADIINVFGRFDDPYVISGPVWEYFKSDRVLKPQLRQTPFEEAAGKQGRLIRMDYINMYVDGLIRETVLDKENGIIGKTIIHPSHLLPVQSMYVVTHEEYIDATNIIANNNGSFGVLKSQYENKMIEIKPHLNWAKRIILRSQIYGVLHENQNYTTLLIETRGIEQVHV comes from the coding sequence ATGCCTGCAACAAGACCGAACATCGCAAACGAACTGGTGTCGGGTAAGATTCAGGGGTTAGTTACGGCTGTTATTGATCTGGAAGATGCAGTGGGCGATAACCAGCTGGAAGTAGCCGAGAAAAACCTATGCGTTCAATTGTACAGGATCTCTACGTTAAAGAAACAGGGGGTGGTCACAGAGGAAGACATCCCTCTTATTTTCGTCAGGGTCCGTACCCCAGAACAAATGAAGAGGATTATAACTGTTTTGGAAGAGACAATTGAAGTCATAACGGGATTTACTCTTCCTAAGTTTTCGTTAGCTAATGGACAGCAATTCTTGAATTTATTACACGAGTATAACCAGAGTAAGAGTGACTGCGCCCCAACTGTATACGCAATGCCAATCTTGGAGACGAGTGATGTCATTTATCGCGAATCTCGAATGCGGACGCTACTGGACATCAAAGACCTGCTGAACTGTTATAAAGAATACGTTTTGAACGTTCGAATTGGGGCTACGGATTTTTCCAGTCTATTTGGACTAAGGCGAAACCCGGACATGACCATATACGATATTGGAGTTATACGTGACTGTATTGCAGACATTATAAACGTTTTCGGAAGATTTGATGATCCGTATGTGATCTCAGGGCCTGTATGGGAGTATTTTAAGAGCGACCGTGTGCTTAAACCCCAGTTAAGACAGACGCCTTTTGAAGAAGCAGCAGGTAAGCAAGGACGCCTTATTCGAATGGATTATATAAATATGTATGTAGATGGACTGATTCGCGAAACTGTTCTGGACAAGGAAAATGGGATCATAGGAAAAACGATTATTCATCCGTCTCATTTGTTACCAGTTCAGTCTATGTACGTGGTTACGCATGAAGAATATATAGACGCTACGAATATCATTGCCAATAACAATGGTTCTTTCGGGGTTTTAAAGAGCCAATATGAGAATAAAATGATCGAAATCAAACCACATTTGAACTGGGCAAAACGGATTATATTACGATCTCAAATTTATGGGGTGTTACATGAAAACCAAAACTATACAACACTACTCATCGAAACTAGAGGTATCGAACAGGTACACGTATAA